In Scheffersomyces stipitis CBS 6054 chromosome 7, complete sequence, the DNA window AAGTTTCCAAAATCCTGTTCACGCATCCGTGTTTCTTCACGAATGGTATAATCTACCCCTGGAAGATCTTTGATTCCCTCAATGATGTTGTTACATGTCTGTCTGGCTCTTGAATATGGTGAAGTATAGAACATAATTGATCTGGGATTTTTCTTTCCAGGTAACGGCACATCGAAGCAGGACTGCTCCAAAAACTCCTTCAAAACCAAACCAGCAGCAGTCGCTTGTAAATGCCCATTTTCTGTGAGATCCACCAAATGGTTTGGCGTGAAACGATTCACCAGCTTGTCACAGTTACCTTCAGACTCACCATGTCTGACTAATAGAATGTACTGGAAATGTTAGTAAAGAATTAAGAAGGGTAATATCCAAGTTTCTTGATGGCATAAATGTTCTAAACGTCATATCCATTCATACAAACGGACTGCAAATGTAACGGAAATACCATAAAAATCCTAAAAATCGATGAAAATCAATAGAATATTCGTAATCTCCAAAGAAACCATCTTCCGACTTCTCCAGACTTTTCGAAAATCTAGACATTAAATGAAACAAAACAACCATTATAAGCATCCTGCTAACAAATACCTATCCATTTTTCATCTATGAGATCGGTGACCCGTCAATACATACTTTAGGTTTTCCCATCGGCAAGTTTTGTTGAATGACAAATGTTAGTAAGCAAAGCTCACGTAACTATAACAATAATACTAAGCAACTGTTCGAAAGAATAAACCTGAAgtcaaaaaaaaagaatttcAGTATCGATAACAATAAGACAGTTGTGACCAGCAGCACACAAACCTCCCAGCTCCACAATCACTTATATACCAAGAAGGTCCACATTAATCACCGTTCCATAATGACAGGATGGAGTTGCTGGGTTTGCATCTAATCTCCAGGCATCAGGCCGCGGTGCGAAGTCACGTGCAAAATCTGATGATGTCTACCGCCACATAAAGGGGTTTAGGCGAATTTTCAGGATGGACCTACAGAGATGCTACTAAAGGTAGTCTGTACATTGACAAGGACGGATAAGTGAATATCGCATGTAGCACATTTGAGTGTGCAATAGGGTGTCTAAGCTAAAATTACACGGAGGCGGTTTTTTCCAGGATCACGATATGGCATCTTCGCATATTATGGTCATATGATGGACAGAATTAGAACAGGTAGAGAAGATAAAGTAGTTGTAGGTAGTAGGTGAGGCTATAGCTAGTATGATGTCGTCATCTCAATCTTGCAATATGGAAGCAAGGTCAAAACCGTAACGGCAAACTATTCTCAAAAGGGTAAAATCAATAGTGTAGTTTCTATTATATCAAATGAGTATCAATATCGTGATATCAATCTAAAAGCAATCCAATGTCACGAAACATAGTAGAATAGATAATAGTACTGTACCACAACACCATTCTCATCCATCGTATCATAATCACATTAGTCATACTAATCAAGATCTGACTAATGCCTTACAGTGAGTAGAATCTCCAACGTAACCACTGGTATCCTTACTGGGAATCACCAGCAGTCAACTTTCTCTCGATGGCAAAACTCTTGGTCAACTCTTCGTCgcacttcttcaagatgtcgtCGGCCAACACATCGATGGCATTACTGTGGAGCATGTTGTTGTATCTGGATGGTTCACTAggcaacttgaagatgcCTCTCCACTCCTCGGTGTCCAACTCCTTATCGCCTCTTTTGGctctttccaagttctcCAATTTTCTCTGCTGTTTCCATTGGGTTATCTTGGAGACTTCCTTCTGATGCTGTCTCTGGTagtagttgaagttgttctgGTCGTAGTTGTAGGAGTCAACTTGGCTGTACAAggattccaacaattggGCGGTGACATTCTGATTCGACGACAAATTCAATACATCGAATTCCTTCTCCCCCTTGGCCTCGTTGTCCAAGCCAGCCAAGTACAAGTTCACTAAGTGCTGGTTGTGGATGTTAATGGGCAACTCGTCAAAGATGTTCAAGTATGTGAGCTTGTTGGCTTCCAAGTCCTTGGACTTCCACTTGCCGTCTATGTAGGCGCCGATGAAACCCTCCGATAATCTGAAGGCTTTAAGCTCGACCTCCTTGCCAACGGAGGCCATGTTATGGATTAAAATGAAGGCATTCTTGTTGGTCAATTGTTGCTGAGCCAAGCCTTCTATTAATTGGGTAGTGACAAAGTTACCAGAAACAGTCGATTGGAACCAACCTTGGAACTCAACACCATATTCTAACTTTTTCAAGCTCTCCAAGATTTCCTGCTGGTACTTAGCACCGCTTCTGGATCTGAATGAACCTCCCTCGTATTGGTCTGGATATGGGAATGGATAGGCATGGGTAACGTCTATGGAAccttcgtcgtcttcaaagCCCAACAAGGCAccagaaaacaaagaaggATAGTTCTCTGAAGTGTGTCTgatcaacgacaacaacacACTGGATTCCACATTGATGGAGGTGGCCGTTGGTTGCTGGTACTTTTTACTATATATAGTTAGTAGATGCTaaatagaaaagaataaatgAAACCATATTCGCTTTATCTTCGCTTCCTAGGACAGAGAAAAGGAACTGATCCAACTAATAGTACTTACGTTTGTTTGGTGGCCATCGTACTATGGGTTATATACTAAGATTATGAGTTATAGCCGTGTATGGTGTCAGAATAGTCTATCTTGTCCAGAACTTTTCACTCATTTTTTCATcgtgaaaaatttgtaGTCACGTGAGTGATCTgaaatgattgcaaaaaagaGTAAGGAGAGATAAGTTGATTCAACATGAAAAGAGGGAGTATCTAGTTAGTCAGAGAAAAGCAATGACAAGAGTAATGTAGTAGAATTCTGCACCTTTTGAAACAAATAGAGAGTAAATGCAGATTCTATGGCACAATATGATACTAATTTGTGTTCAGAAGACGTACACCTGATTACTCCTTGCACTTAGACAAAAGTGGATACATATTTTTTTAACATTTTAATACATTAGATATATACAATAAGTATCCAATATAGGGACTAAGGGATTATCCAATACAaaacaatttcttcaacaattttgaCATTCTTCAGTTGTCTGAATAGACTTTCTAATCACATGACATAAATCACTGATATACGCATGAAACTCACGTGATCATAATATCAAAACAGCTatatttttgaataattcTTATCACGATTCATTTTTattcttctactacaaaCTGCGATAATCATCTCCATGTCCGTGACGATTCCTAGCGACGCCGACACGCGAGTTCTCGTGCAGACGCGTCTGCTGCGTTTACGTGAATTGGAATATCTTACGGCAGATCCTTTGCTAGCCCGATTATTCAGCCTGAAGGAATCTGAAAGCCAAAGTAGTTTGGCAAGTAGAGCTGTTTCCAGCGACGAAAAACTGGTTCAAGGGATAGTTCTCAATCGAGAAATCACACGAAACATCTTGCGTGCTATTGATGCGGCTGTTTATCGACGTGGATCGCATAGGAAGCGGCCAGCAGAGTCTGAGCTTCATAACGAATCCAAAATTCCTCGCGTTGCATCTTCGTCTAGTAGCCATATTCGTTCAGCAAATGATAGAAAACAGAGTACTTCGGCTTCGAGTGTGAAATCACTCAAGACGGCGTTGGAAGCTGCACAGGATGAACTagatctgtttcttgataGAGACATAGCGGAAATGGAGATTCTTCTGGTTCCGGAACATTATCCCACCAAGCCGCATACTGTCTCTTCACTTGCTGAGCTCTACTACTTGACACAGACATTGCCATTGATCAAGCTCTTACCAGGAAGCCACAAAGTGTTAATGACAGACAACTTTGAGCTGGCTCTTCTAGAGGGAAAAATCGCTGTATTGTACCtgagaattgaagagttgaagagGCAGGGTAAATGGTCCCTCAGACAGCCTCTGAAGTTCTACGATCCATTCacatacaagaagaagagtaagAAAATCACATTTTACTGGGATAACCTCCTCGCCGAGGCTAAATGGATGGCCACAGATTTCCATGAATCtgccaagttcaagagaGCCTGCTGTGTGATGTTGGCGCAGGCTGTAAGCGATTACTGGACATACGGAAAGAGTGTCTGTGTCAAACGAAAGCAAATTGTCCATTTAACGGACGCTGAGGTTTCTGAGCATACTCAGACTGTGGTCTCAGCTAACGAAGAAAGCGTAGATGTAGACATGAATCAAGAACCAGAACATGAAGCTGATCATGAAACCGAAACTGTTCaggaacaagaagaaccagtAGGAGATGATACAAAACTGACAGTAGTCAAGGAACTGGCTACCATAGACACCAAATTGTTGCAGCAGGATGCTCCTATAGACTTGTCTGTAGTAGAGAAGATGGGTCAAATCGATTTGGAGATGCAACAACGACCACAAGGACCATTCAAGATGTTTGTTGATCTCAATGATCTTAAGAAGATTGACCAGTCGATAATTAAGAACTTGCCGAAGTTCACGGCCTTTGACGATGACTCTAATGTGGCGCCGGTTTCAGCTTTGAAGCCTAGCGAGTCACCTTTGGCATCGATATCTCGCTTGATCCATCCATTTGAAGACGATAACAACTGGCACAAGATCATTCTTAAAGATACCAATAGCTCAAGCAAGAACGTCCGAACCGAAGGACCCCCAGAGTACCAGAAGGGGTTGTTTGGAATCCAATCACATCGTAGATTCAACTATTTGAAGCCTCCCAAACCTCCATTGATAAAGAATATTGAGTATAGATCACCGACCATATGGCTCCCTCAAGATGACAAGTATTTGATTCATTATGTAGCAGAGTTTTCATTCAACTGGGAGCTTATTTCTGAACATTTGCTGACGTCGTCTTCCGCATCcagcttgaagaagtacGAATCAAATATCGAACGGAGAACTCCCTGGCAATGTTTTGAAAGGTATATTCAGCTCAATGAGAAGTTCCAATTCTCAGACATGAAGGGTGTATATGCCTACCATGCTCAGCAATGGCTAGAACAAGCCCACAAAGCCCAACTGACGACAAAGCGTAGAATTTCTCCATTAGGTGTTGGCGCCGAGTCTATTCAAAGGGGCCATAGACGTTTGCGGTGGGCTTCTATGTTTGATGCCATGAGAAAATGCAtgaaaaagagagaaatCGCAGTAGCCAAAGTgagccaaagaagaactacCAACGACTATTCTGCTGCTAACACCAACAGTGctggatctggatctggtaCTACTTCTGTAGCTCTGGTCAACGGTTCTGTAGTTGGTAGTGCTGGTTCAGCATCTGCAGCTGGTGCTTCTGTCGTCAAGAGGCCGATGGACAGAGTTCCTAACCCTGCCGAgttgtcaaagttgaagtttgaaaGAGATAAGTCGATACAAGAAGCCTATCTCAACCAGCAAGCTACTCGTTCCAGAATGTTGGCTGCTGTAGCGcaacagaaacagcaaCAGGGCCAAccgctgctgctgctgcagcAACTGCAGCAACTGCAGCTGGCTGGGCCCACACAATCAGCAAACTCACCACAGCAACTACCACTGTCATTTCCTTCACAAGAAGGTCCACCATCGCAACAACTTGGCAATATTAGCAGTGTTCGTGTTCCGGCCTCTCTAGGGTCAGGAAGTGTGCAATCTCGTAATGCCAACGGCAGCGCAGGACCTAGTAGAATCCCTCCAAGTTCGGGTGCCCCTATCAGCGGGCAATCTTCTCCTGTTCCAGGTAACCAACAGCTCGGCCAGCTTCCAAATGGTATTAGACGTCCAACTACTCCAAATGGAACTCCATATACAAACGAACAGATCCAGCAGCTTATCCAGctccagaaacagagaCGGTTAATGCAACAGcagaatcaacaaaataAGACTTCTATAGGAAGTTCATCTTCCAGCGGTGGACTGTCGATTCAGAACAGTCAATCCAAACACATGGTACCCAACAAAGTTCCTCAGGGCCCTGGTCAACAGCAGTCGATAACCAGCAACTCCAACCAAGCGCAGACTGTTCCACCTCAACAACTGGCTCCTAAGCCTAGAATTCACTTCGCACCAGCACAGGTTTCTGCTATTATTAACTCTATACAGCAAAAGAACCCTGGTTTCAGTAAGGAACAAGTAACCAAACTTGCGGCGCAATATCTTGCGAATTtacagcaacaacagcaactcAGGTTTactcaacagcaacagcagcaactgCTGCAGCAGCAGACTAATACAATTGGTCAACAGGTTCTGTCTGGTGCGGGTAATATTCAATATAGAGGTTCTGCCAGTCCTGTGGcccagcaacagcaactaACCCAACAAAAGGGCCAGATTGCCAGCTTGACTCCACAGGAGCGAAACCAGTTGCAAATGTTAAAAGCAGCCAAGTCTgcacaacagcaacatcttcagcaacaactgCAGTTACAGAAAttgcaacaacaacaacagcaacaccaacagcagcaacttGGCCATCAGTCACAGCTTCTGCCGCAACAATTGCTACAACTCCAGCAACAGCGTCTGAGGAAGAGCCTTTCCCCTGGAGGGGGCGAGTCCCCGCTTGacatttccaagttggatTACgaacaaagaaagaggtTACTccagaaacaacaacagcaacagcaacagtaGTAATAGTGATAACCAAAGTAATTTACTGGGAAACCGAAACCAACATTAATTATTGTCTCTGGGAGTATTGGGAATAGATATTTAGTACATGTATTATAACTAACGGATAGAGGAGATGATAATATGAATTGTCACATAATTGTAGTAGTTCTTTATATTGTTTTATTGAAGTTCCATGGTAATACAGGATGAATCATGATGCTATTTAGGCAGACTCGAAATatatgggtgcaaatttgTCGCTTTGTGCGACACAATTCGCGACATGCATACGCGCCTATATCAAAAATATTTATTCATCAATTTTCCACTTCTATCATTCATCACTTAGCTGTCTCTTCTCCAATATACCATGGTGGGAGAAGGCGTCCATCCTCGGGATATGCGAGAGGCATTGAGTATAGCGCCTTTTCTCCATCTCATTCCCAAACAGGAAATAGCGCCTTTGATCTCATCTACATCCATAACGATATCGCCAGATCCCCAGGAATTTAACTCACAATTGTATGATTCGGAGTGTAAAGAACGCAGAAAAGTTGTGAATAGTGACGAAACCAGTTTTGGCGAAGTTCTCAAGGATTTGGCCTCTGAATTTACAGATTGTCAGGATGAGGAAGTAGATCAAATCAGGTTTAGAAAACCAgaaattattcaaaatgGGGAAAAACAACCCCAGGAACTCACAGGAATAACTTTGCCGGCCCTTGAGAGGCGAATATTTAATTCTACGAAAATTGAACTGAGGCAAATCATTTTGCTGTCTCGTAGCGCCGACACAAGAACATATACTGGCAGATTATCCGTGCGCAAGACTTATCAGGCCGAGGacaaacaaacaaaagCACATAACGATAGATATTTACGCAAATATGAAAGGGAACTCGGATTTTTGTTCGCTGAGGATAAGGAATTTCTGAAAGAACTACCAAATTCTTATGCAAACAGAAAGAGATACcttgaagacgacgaagaataCAATGCCAAAAGACCGCACCGGATTGTGACTATGACCTATGACCAAGTAGCAGACCGAGCAAATGTGAACATGGCGATACTTCTCCAGCAGATTGAACGAGAAGAGGCCGAACCTGAAATTTCTGCTAATTGGATGATCCTAGATGATACCAAAATCCTTACGAATTACGCCCTATTGCATATACACGACAACCTCATCCGAAACTTAAACCACCGGGTTTTACACACTGAAGATAACGATATCTCCTACTTATCGAAAATCCAGGATCTCTGTTTGAGAACTATAAATGCCTCAGAAAACATCGATTTCTCGGAATTGAGTTTGAGAGTAATTGCCCctgatcttcaagataaCGACCTTGCGTCTTTGATTATCAGCCTAGAAACCTGTCTAAACTTCACCAAAGCTAGTAAAATCATGCTTTTGTTGCTCACCAGTCATTATTCggagaagttgatgtttTACGATGCCCACACGAATCTGGTGATACAGCTTATGGACAGTGTGGTCGACTTGCTAATAATACCACTCGCATCTTTTGAAAACGTACAACCAATAACTAACACGCTAAAGCCCATATTAGCCAGATTGCTAGTTGAAGTCTGCGATTTgttccaactcttcaattcctACAAGCACCCAAACCGATTTGATGACACTCTTATTACTAAATTGGAATACCTTTGCATACATGCAGTGTTTGCTGAATACCGAAGCAAGGGAAACAATTCATTTTTTGGTTTAAGCCAGtttgagttgttgaaattgcGATCTTGTGAAATGATTATCAGCTTATTCTCTAATATATCTGATCAGCGAGAGTTCATCTTAGGAGAACTCATATCAAATTTTGACAAATTACTGCCCAATAGGACAGTTGCGAGACAATACAAACTTGCTGGTGGAGGCAATGTACAATTGGTTTCTGCCCTTCtagccaagttgattgaaagCAGCTCAGCAGACTTTGATGTACTGTCTTTATCGGAAAGTTTTATTGACCTGCCTGCTTTATCCAATAACGTCAAGGAATCAATTCTCAACTGCAAGAAAACTGGAGACAATATTTCCAGAATGTTGATCTCCAAGTTCAGTGGAACCACCTCAACAATGAGCAAACAGTCATTAGAGTTAATGGTTGAAGACTTACTACTGCTTATGTTGTCACCAGTTTGGGCCGGTTCCACCGTTCTATTGACTTCGATCacaaattcatttcttaTCATGATCAATGCAGAAGCTGATCCTCCTCTTGAGACTACAATGTTGGATATGTTAGGATTGATTGTATTGAAGATCAAGTGTATATCCTGCaaaaaggaattgaagCGTATTACCCCCAGAGCTTCCAGCGAGGATTTAAACATATGTAAGTCCATGATGATCAACGTTCTTCACGAATTGAAAAGCATTTCTGGAAATGTCTTTCTGATTGCAAGTTCTCAGTTTTTGCTACTCAAGTATCTTTCGTATTTCCTTTCGTTAGTGGGGGACTCAGAAAATAATAGCCTATTGGCCAATACTGAAGTCGAAAACTTGGAGGTGGTCGCTAAACAGGCATGTAGAGATTTGATAAATGCAACTTCAGATGGCCAAACTAACATTCTGAAGGATGCTTCGGCTTACACTGAGAACGAGTACCTTTCCATAATGAATAGCCAAGAATTAGAGGTTCTTTACGAAGGATTTTTAGGCTCTGTGGTTGGATTAATGGATAGCAATAAAGTCAAAGTGAGAGCTAAATGTATCAAAATTCTTTCGTCGTTAATTGAGCAGAATGATGAACTTTTACTTTCGCCAAAGATTCAAGAGTCTGTGTCAAACAGGTTATTTGATAATTCTCCACTTGTCAGAGATGCAGTGATTGATCTAATTGGAAGATACATGTCTTCCAACCctgttcttgttgacaG includes these proteins:
- a CDS encoding eukaryotic translation initiation factor produces the protein MATKQTKKYQQPTATSINVESSVLLSLIRHTSENYPSLFSGALLGFEDDEGSIDVTHAYPFPYPDQYEGGSFRSRSGAKYQQEILESLKKLEYGVEFQGWFQSTVSGNFVTTQLIEGLAQQQLTNKNAFILIHNMASVGKEVELKAFRLSEGFIGAYIDGKWKSKDLEANKLTYLNIFDELPINIHNQHLVNLYLAGLDNEAKGEKEFDVLNLSSNQNVTAQLLESLYSQVDSYNYDQNNFNYYQRQHQKEVSKITQWKQQRKLENLERAKRGDKELDTEEWRGIFKLPSEPSRYNNMLHSNAIDVLADDILKKCDEELTKSFAIERKLTAGDSQ
- a CDS encoding predicted protein — translated: SSVKSLKTALEAAQDELDSFLDRDIAEMEILSVPEHYPTKPHTVSSLAELYYLTQTLPLIKLLPGSHKVLMTDNFESALLEGKIAVLYSRIEELKRQGKWSLRQPSKFYDPFTYKKKSKKITFYWDNLLAEAKWMATDFHESAKFKRACCVMLAQAVSDYWTYGKRPFKMFVDLNDLKKIDQSIIKNLPKFTAFDDDSNVAPVSALKPSESPLASISRLIHPFEDDNNWHKIILKDTNSSSKNVRTEGPPEYQKGLFGIQSHRRFNYLKPPKPPLIKNIEYRSPTIWLPQDDKYLIHYVAEFSFNWELISEHLSTSSSASSLKKYESNIERRTPWQCFERYIQLNEKFQFSDMKGVYAYHAQQWLEQAHKAQSTTKRRISPLGVGAESIQRGHRRLRWASMFDAMRKCMKKREIAVAKVSQRRTTNDYSAANTNTGASVVKRPMDRVPNPAELSKLKFERDKSIQEAYLNQQATRSRISGAPISGQSSPVPGNQQLGQLPNGIRRPTTPNGTPYTNEQIQQLIQLQKQRRLMQQQNQQNKTSIGSSSSSGGLIHFAPAQVSAIINSIQQKNPGFSKEQVTKLAAQYLANLQQQ
- a CDS encoding predicted protein; the protein is MVGEGVHPRDMREALSIAPFLHLIPKQEIAPLISSTSITISPDPQEFNSQLYDSECKERRKVVNSDETSFGEVLKDLASEFTDCQDEEVDQIRFRKPEIIQNGEKQPQELTGITLPALERRIFNSTKIESRQIILSSRSADTRTYTGRLSVRKTYQAEDKQTKAHNDRYLRKYERELGFLFAEDKEFSKELPNSYANRKRYLEDDEEYNAKRPHRIVTMTYDQVADRANVNMAILLQQIEREEAEPEISANWMILDDTKILTNYALLHIHDNLIRNLNHRVLHTEDNDISYLSKIQDLCLRTINASENIDFSELSLRVIAPDLQDNDLASLIISLETCLNFTKASKIMLLLLTSHYSEKLMFYDAHTNSVIQLMDSVVDLLIIPLASFENVQPITNTLKPILARLLVEVCDLFQLFNSYKHPNRFDDTLITKLEYLCIHAVFAEYRSKGNNSFFGLSQFELLKLRSCEMIISLFSNISDQREFILGELISNFDKLSPNRTVARQYKLAGGGNVQLVSALLAKLIESSSADFDVSSLSESFIDSPALSNNVKESILNCKKTGDNISRMLISKFSGTTSTMSKQSLELMVEDLLSLMLSPVWAGSTVLLTSITNSFLIMINAEADPPLETTMLDMLGLIVLKIKCISCKKELKRITPRASSEDLNICKSMMINVLHELKSISGNVFSIASSQFLLLKYLSYFLSLVGDSENNSLLANTEVENLEVVAKQACRDLINATSDGQTNISKDASAYTENEYLSIMNSQELEVLYEGFLGSVVGLMDSNKVKVRAKCIKILSSLIEQNDELLLSPKIQESVSNRLFDNSPLVRDAVIDLIGRYMSSNPVLVDRFYKSICECLVDESVQVRKRVAKLSGQMYEKTTSKSVKVYISSKLIRKLNDEDDVVQDISRSILLSLWFPKSNNLEKVDSSKTTAEVMMDIVKSGGRTSEGFESFIINYVNSNNSQAAKVAMKLKLAQVFDFIIEGGDAVASAMKLVAMFVKCDSSIINQDQLVSLEPFFIEEKSTEGTSRLYGLEILSSALPSIGSLRPDFLASLVSNLLKKLTKYSVKELHHVVPSVWVLCQMNKDSIKLANATISCMRLIKPYFEFKEDKKFDVKLQKLLHLLGCFGRYCRLENHRDLFQKSSLGFKAKESVTSGIVKFLMYFCDSKMPSTIRNTALANMIHVCRTHTKLFVSEAILKVFDREMNLKSNVESFNTIIRGLFDFLKDEEIEVRRRVGSSSTSSDKLKIDISVFHGDSKSFLHDGICAGLIQRYENRILEMTLYDKGEQSYLAVQFVELIVKIGFSNPKLCIPTIIALHSSPNPYVRNIARQVHKELFEKHESLIDTSYAEGFTLSFNFSRRLSLDDSSSTEVFNSVYSIIQKTYSSRKKFINSLLRLLVVDLERTSIVDALEKLQFARNKVCNIAKINFATLEEVLMIVHEIDHVVSRSGMDLVDKLKTQTDDVAIDLVIAQSILAISALRSHLVNKFSLGRSLIDRFIPGKVDPDMRHAIKSSYQLPLEIPVLPETLEKSSLIIIVQNEVDKYA